The genomic DNA ATTGTGTTATTCATAACACATAAACTCAATGGGTGGCGCTTGTCAAGACCTCAGCCGCCGCGGACCCGCAGGAGCGCCTCTCGCAGCTCGAGGGCCAGCTCCGCTCGGCGGTGCGGCGGCACGATCGGGCGGCGCATCGGCCCGCGGCCCCAGCCGTCGTCGGCCCAGCGGGGGATGACGTGGTCATGGTAGTGCCAGACGTGCTGCGAGCCGTGGGGCTCGTTGTTCTGGCGGATCGTCACGCCCTCGCAGCCCCACGCGATCTTGACGGCCACGGCGACGTCCCGCACCGTGCGGGAGACGGCGGCGAGCTGGGCGTCCGTCATCCGGTAGAGGGACTCGGTGTGCTCGCGGGGGACCACCATGGGGTGCCCTGGCCGCGGCTCGAACCCGTGCGAGGCGATGAGGACGAGGACCTCCCCGTCCGCCCACACGAGGTCCCCAGGCTCGCAGAGGTTCCGCGGATCGCTCGTGTCCCCGTCCCGCAGCCCGCAGTACGGGCACGCGTAGCCATGCGGCGCGTGGGACGGGAAGAGGTCGGGGTGCGCGGCCACGGCTGCGGCGGCGCTGAGGCGCTCAGGTGACGACGACGCCGGGCCGCCCGGCTCAGACACCGCCGTCACGTCAGTCCTCCTCGTCGAAGACCCACTCGAAGTGGTCGAAGACGAACTCCGTGAAGGTGCCGTCCTCGCTGATCCACTGGCCGCGGGCATTGTGGCGCCGGTAGACGATGGGGTCCGGGAGGGCGACGTCCGAGGCGCGCATGCCCCACGTGTACTCCTCGTTCTCGTCCTCGAGGAACATGAGGAAGCCGTCCTCGTCCACCTCGAGCTCGTCCGGGTCCCAGAAGAAGTGGTACGCCTCCATGAGCTCCTCGCAGGAGCCCAGGGTCAGGTAGAACTCGCGCAGGGCGAGCGGGATGCTCACGCGGGCTTCGGCCAGGAGCGCGTCGAGGCGGTCCGGCTCGATCCCCTCAGCGGGGGTCCAGCGCTCGTCGAGGTAGGTGGGAACCAGGGACTTGAACTTCTCCGCGAATAATTCAGGCACGCTCCCACCCTACCGGCCCGCCGCATGCTCGGGACCCGGTTGTGGACAACTCCGCCCCGCGCCCCTCGCGGCGGTCTGGTCAGGCGAGGACCGGACTATGCGCGCCGCGAGGAGACGCGGACGGCGGCCGCCGCCGAGCGGGCGTGAACCGAGAGTGGTGCCTGCCACCCGCCGCGGTGGGCCGCGATGCGGAAGACGAAGACTGAGGCGGCGACGACGAAGCCCGTGACGAGGTTGTAGGCCCCGAGTCCCCAGAGCGCGGCCGTCAGGGCTGCGCCGACGAGGGCGGGGATCGCGTAGATGTCGTGCCGGTTGAACAGGCTGGGTGTCTCGTTGGCCACGACGTCCCGGAGCACGCCGCCGCCCACCGCCGTCGTGACCCCGAGCAGCACCGCCGAGATGGGGTGCAGGCCATGCTGGAGCGCGCGAGAGGTCCCGCTGATGCAGAACAGGGCCAGGCCGGCCGCGTC from Falsarthrobacter nasiphocae includes the following:
- a CDS encoding HIT family protein, with translation MTAVSEPGGPASSSPERLSAAAAVAAHPDLFPSHAPHGYACPYCGLRDGDTSDPRNLCEPGDLVWADGEVLVLIASHGFEPRPGHPMVVPREHTESLYRMTDAQLAAVSRTVRDVAVAVKIAWGCEGVTIRQNNEPHGSQHVWHYHDHVIPRWADDGWGRGPMRRPIVPPHRRAELALELREALLRVRGG
- a CDS encoding trimeric intracellular cation channel family protein, translating into MTLSLAADLLGVYFFAVSGSLMAARREFDIIGSLFLASLVGLGGGVVRDLIINVGVPNSFANPVYLAPVALAALSVYAASTQFLRQTNWLLVADAAGLALFCISGTSRALQHGLHPISAVLLGVTTAVGGGVLRDVVANETPSLFNRHDIYAIPALVGAALTAALWGLGAYNLVTGFVVAASVFVFRIAAHRGGWQAPLSVHARSAAAAVRVSSRRA